Proteins encoded together in one uncultured Desulfosarcina sp. window:
- a CDS encoding aldehyde ferredoxin oxidoreductase C-terminal domain-containing protein, with amino-acid sequence MDKILRIDVGAAGGPAAKTEGLGAYAGLGGRAMTSTMVAKEVPPTCHPLGAANKLIIAPGLLSGSAAAISGRISVGCKSPLTGGIKEANSGGQGAQVMARLGYAAIVLEGKPADDRLYKIIINKDGVTIEPADELKGLGNYATVEKLAAKYGQKVACITIGQAGEMKMSAASVAFTDVEQRPTRHAGRGGVGAVMGAKGIKAIVLDDADMKMRQPANPEKFKAANKTFAEGLRKHPVTGEGLPAFGTNVLTNVVNEAGGFPTHNFKTGQFEGASKISGETQAALENERGGEGSATHGCHRGCVIRCSGTFYDKNGNFVTKQPEYETVWAHGGNCGIDDLDVIALLDRMDDDFGLDTIEMGATIGVAMDAGLASFGDSQAAIKLLQEVGDGTPLGRILGNGAAVTGQVFGVERVPVVKRQSMPAYDPRAVQGIGVTYATTTMGADHTAGYAVATNLLGVGGSVDALKPEGQVELSRNLQIATAAIDATGFCLFIAFAILDQPDTFNAMVDMVGAFIGKDMTADDVTDLGKSILKCERDFNKAAGFTAKDDRLPDYFKNEALAPHNVTFGVTDEELDTVFNW; translated from the coding sequence ATGGACAAAATCTTGAGAATCGACGTCGGGGCTGCCGGAGGACCGGCCGCCAAAACCGAGGGCCTGGGAGCGTACGCCGGCTTAGGAGGCCGCGCAATGACTTCAACCATGGTGGCCAAAGAGGTGCCGCCCACCTGCCATCCGTTGGGAGCCGCCAACAAACTGATCATCGCGCCGGGACTGCTCAGCGGATCGGCCGCGGCCATCTCCGGCCGGATCAGCGTTGGCTGCAAAAGCCCGTTGACCGGAGGGATCAAGGAAGCCAACTCGGGCGGCCAGGGCGCCCAGGTGATGGCTCGGCTGGGTTACGCGGCCATCGTCCTGGAGGGCAAACCCGCCGATGACCGCCTTTACAAAATCATTATCAACAAAGACGGCGTAACCATAGAGCCCGCCGACGAACTCAAGGGGTTGGGCAACTACGCTACGGTTGAAAAGCTGGCCGCCAAATATGGCCAGAAGGTGGCCTGCATCACCATCGGCCAGGCCGGTGAAATGAAGATGTCGGCCGCTTCCGTGGCCTTCACCGATGTGGAACAGCGCCCCACCCGCCACGCCGGCCGCGGCGGCGTCGGCGCCGTTATGGGAGCCAAGGGCATCAAGGCCATCGTTCTGGACGACGCAGACATGAAAATGCGTCAGCCGGCCAATCCCGAAAAATTCAAGGCTGCCAACAAGACCTTTGCCGAAGGCCTGCGCAAACACCCGGTCACCGGCGAGGGGCTTCCGGCGTTCGGCACAAACGTGCTGACCAACGTGGTCAACGAGGCCGGCGGTTTTCCCACTCACAATTTCAAGACCGGCCAGTTCGAAGGGGCCTCCAAAATCTCCGGCGAAACCCAGGCGGCCCTGGAAAACGAACGCGGCGGGGAAGGCTCGGCCACCCACGGTTGCCACCGGGGATGCGTGATCCGCTGTTCGGGGACATTCTACGACAAGAACGGCAACTTCGTCACCAAACAGCCCGAGTACGAAACCGTTTGGGCCCATGGCGGCAACTGCGGCATTGACGATCTGGATGTGATCGCCCTGCTGGACCGTATGGATGACGACTTCGGACTGGACACCATCGAAATGGGCGCCACCATCGGCGTGGCCATGGACGCCGGACTGGCCAGCTTCGGCGACAGCCAGGCGGCCATTAAGCTGCTCCAGGAAGTGGGCGACGGCACACCGCTGGGGAGAATTCTGGGCAACGGCGCCGCCGTCACCGGGCAGGTGTTCGGTGTAGAGCGGGTCCCCGTCGTCAAGCGCCAGTCCATGCCGGCCTACGACCCCCGTGCGGTCCAGGGTATCGGCGTCACCTACGCCACCACCACCATGGGTGCCGACCACACCGCCGGCTATGCCGTGGCCACCAACCTGCTGGGCGTCGGCGGCAGCGTGGACGCCCTCAAGCCCGAAGGCCAGGTCGAACTGTCCCGCAACCTTCAGATTGCCACGGCGGCCATCGACGCCACGGGCTTTTGCCTGTTCATCGCCTTCGCCATTCTCGACCAGCCGGATACCTTCAATGCAATGGTGGACATGGTCGGCGCCTTTATCGGCAAGGATATGACCGCTGACGACGTAACCGACCTGGGCAAGTCGATTCTCAAGT
- a CDS encoding pilus assembly PilX N-terminal domain-containing protein — protein sequence MTKSYFIPSLNDEEGIVTIVSLMVLVILTIAGIAAVTIANNETSIVRNEQIAVDTFYSTETGINDALVNYTDWLTDDFLTESVTVAGDEFDAATTVDDGDPVATIQVRCIEDSQTEVFDGDVGDEIPAMSHTASPPSGSGYSAKYFQIRRYSITSTSTSDGTAVQIGAWKVFNKS from the coding sequence ATGACGAAATCCTATTTTATCCCCTCCCTGAACGATGAGGAGGGCATCGTTACCATTGTCAGTCTGATGGTGCTGGTCATCCTGACCATCGCGGGCATCGCGGCAGTCACCATTGCCAACAATGAAACGTCCATCGTGAGGAACGAGCAAATCGCAGTCGACACCTTCTACAGTACCGAAACCGGCATTAACGACGCGCTGGTCAATTATACCGATTGGCTGACGGACGACTTCCTTACCGAATCGGTAACCGTCGCCGGCGATGAATTCGACGCCGCAACGACGGTCGACGATGGCGATCCGGTGGCTACGATTCAAGTCCGCTGTATCGAAGACAGCCAGACCGAGGTATTCGACGGCGATGTGGGCGATGAAATACCGGCCATGTCCCATACGGCATCGCCTCCATCGGGCTCCGGTTACAGCGCCAAATATTTTCAAATCCGACGCTACAGCATTACGTCGACGTCAACATCCGACGGCACCGCAGTGCAGATCGGGGCCTGGAAAGTGTTCAACAAATCATGA
- a CDS encoding prepilin-type N-terminal cleavage/methylation domain-containing protein translates to MRKSTLIFSRWNNARGFSIIECMIGMCILSIGILAVAAMQTSAVRNNKTGNTLTQATTLAQAQMEVLKNSDISDSSSILNPSTLPTTTADANNPVDENGDSGGIYTRTWTVDEYLDTDGNASDYARTVTVTVTYPFVGSGTKSVSITSVVTGGGL, encoded by the coding sequence ATGAGAAAATCAACACTAATTTTTTCCAGATGGAACAATGCGCGGGGGTTCAGCATCATTGAATGTATGATCGGAATGTGCATCCTGTCCATCGGGATTCTGGCGGTTGCCGCGATGCAGACATCGGCGGTTCGAAACAACAAGACCGGCAACACCTTGACCCAGGCCACCACCCTGGCCCAAGCGCAGATGGAAGTATTAAAAAATAGCGATATCTCCGATTCCTCGAGTATCCTGAACCCGTCGACGCTGCCGACCACAACCGCCGATGCCAACAACCCGGTGGATGAAAACGGCGATTCCGGCGGGATCTATACCCGAACCTGGACAGTGGACGAGTATCTGGATACGGACGGCAATGCCAGCGACTACGCCAGGACGGTGACCGTGACGGTCACCTATCCTTTTGTGGGCAGCGGCACAAAATCGGTTTCCATCACATCGGTCGTGACGGGAGGTGGGTTATGA
- a CDS encoding GspH/FimT family pseudopilin codes for MQSDSGFTFIELAITIAIFAVLAAIAIPNMIRWKSNAQFRASVNTLAGDLALAKQAAIRGNANAVVTFSDTGYSIFLDDGSGGGTINDGDQDGSEATLRDRTFPAGVAIDSRSMTFPGSSTYFDGKGLCTATGSLSIYNSSDQRSISVNRIGRIDVN; via the coding sequence ATGCAAAGCGATTCCGGTTTTACGTTTATCGAGCTGGCGATTACCATTGCCATTTTTGCCGTTCTTGCAGCCATTGCCATTCCCAATATGATTCGCTGGAAAAGCAACGCTCAATTCCGGGCGTCCGTAAATACGCTTGCCGGCGATCTGGCCCTGGCCAAGCAGGCGGCAATCCGCGGCAATGCCAACGCTGTGGTTACGTTCAGCGACACCGGCTACTCTATTTTTCTCGACGATGGAAGCGGTGGAGGAACCATCAACGACGGCGACCAGGATGGTTCCGAAGCGACCCTTAGGGATCGAACGTTTCCCGCCGGTGTAGCCATCGACTCCCGGAGCATGACATTTCCCGGCAGCAGCACCTACTTCGACGGCAAGGGGCTATGCACGGCGACGGGATCGCTTTCCATTTACAATTCCTCCGATCAACGTTCGATCAGCGTGAATCGGATCGGGCGCATCGATGTGAATTAG
- a CDS encoding Spy/CpxP family protein refolding chaperone, with the protein MKKELVISTVCVILILGGSLVAHAADRFPQKGPSDGPPPQDTMHDRMDHLQGPWMMVLERLDLSEFQRQSINDLLDQNRKRSEKQFAELQETDRKLRRAMQPENFDAAVLRKLAAAKSTIETDLMIDRAETHHKIYELLDPEQKELVDLAGKLQRLRGEGSMRPAGPPSPPAGVPGEKGGPMHPQYPKTVNDAQTKAS; encoded by the coding sequence ATGAAAAAAGAGCTGGTTATAAGCACTGTTTGCGTAATCTTGATATTGGGAGGCAGTCTGGTGGCCCACGCGGCGGATCGATTCCCTCAAAAAGGTCCAAGTGACGGCCCGCCACCGCAAGACACCATGCACGACCGGATGGATCATCTTCAAGGTCCCTGGATGATGGTTCTTGAACGCCTCGACTTGAGCGAATTCCAGCGGCAATCCATCAATGACCTGCTCGATCAAAACCGGAAACGATCCGAGAAACAGTTTGCTGAATTGCAGGAAACGGACCGCAAATTACGCCGTGCGATGCAGCCGGAAAATTTCGATGCAGCGGTGCTGCGCAAGTTGGCCGCTGCCAAATCCACCATTGAAACGGACCTGATGATCGACCGGGCTGAAACCCATCACAAAATATATGAATTGCTGGACCCCGAGCAGAAAGAGCTTGTCGACTTGGCCGGCAAGCTTCAGCGGCTTCGCGGAGAAGGATCGATGCGGCCGGCAGGCCCGCCGTCACCCCCTGCCGGTGTGCCAGGCGAGAAAGGTGGTCCCATGCATCCACAATACCCCAAAACCGTCAACGACGCCCAAACCAAAGCGTCGTAG
- the serC gene encoding 3-phosphoserine/phosphohydroxythreonine transaminase, which translates to MKADRIYNFNAGPAALPLPVLEEIQESFLNFAGSGMSVTEISHRSKWFDNVINDAIARVKRILQLDDRFHVLFVQGGASMQFCMVPMNLLGAGDSADYVNTGTWSTKAIKEAEIQGKSIQVVASSEDRNFAYIPKEIAFSPDAVFTHITSNNTIKGTQWAQFPDTGGAPIVSDMSSDIFSRPLEMEKFGLIYAGAQKNMGPAGVCLVIIRDDLLARTPKDIPTMLRYTTFADKNSMFNTPPCFAIYTVQLVLKWLEETIGGLGKMEELNRKKAGLLYDFIDRSDFYRATADKDSRSLMNVTFRLPSEELEAAFVAASLENGMGGLKGHRSVGGCRASIYNPTPLAAVESLVDFMKTFERDNG; encoded by the coding sequence CTTCGCCGGCTCCGGCATGTCGGTCACTGAAATCAGCCACCGATCCAAGTGGTTCGACAATGTCATCAACGATGCCATCGCGCGGGTCAAACGGATACTGCAACTGGATGACCGCTTTCATGTGCTCTTTGTCCAGGGCGGGGCCAGTATGCAGTTCTGCATGGTGCCCATGAACCTGCTGGGCGCCGGCGATTCGGCCGACTACGTCAACACCGGCACATGGTCCACCAAGGCCATCAAAGAAGCCGAAATTCAAGGAAAATCCATTCAGGTGGTGGCCTCTTCCGAAGACCGCAATTTCGCCTACATTCCCAAGGAGATTGCCTTTTCGCCGGATGCCGTCTTCACCCACATCACATCCAACAACACCATCAAGGGAACCCAGTGGGCTCAGTTTCCCGATACCGGTGGAGCGCCCATCGTGTCGGACATGAGTTCGGATATCTTTTCGCGGCCCCTGGAAATGGAAAAATTCGGCCTGATCTATGCCGGAGCCCAAAAAAATATGGGACCGGCCGGCGTTTGCCTGGTCATCATCCGTGACGACCTGCTGGCCCGGACACCCAAAGACATTCCGACCATGCTGCGCTACACCACGTTTGCCGATAAAAATTCCATGTTCAACACCCCGCCCTGCTTTGCCATCTACACGGTGCAGCTGGTGCTCAAGTGGCTGGAGGAAACGATCGGCGGGTTGGGCAAGATGGAAGAACTGAACCGGAAGAAAGCCGGGCTGCTCTACGATTTTATCGACCGGAGCGATTTCTACCGGGCGACGGCGGACAAGGACAGCCGTTCGTTGATGAACGTTACGTTCCGCCTGCCCAGCGAAGAACTGGAAGCCGCCTTTGTGGCCGCCTCCCTGGAAAACGGTATGGGCGGTCTCAAAGGCCACCGCAGCGTGGGCGGATGCCGGGCATCCATATACAACCCCACGCCCCTGGCCGCGGTGGAATCTTTGGTGGACTTCATGAAAACCTTCGAACGCGACAACGGATAG